Below is a genomic region from Ziziphus jujuba cultivar Dongzao chromosome 7, ASM3175591v1.
aattaaacaataatGTAAGGCTATCAAATTTTGTTTACCCAATAATATAGTAGAAtgttattggatttattttctatgatttatttattttaatatactaCTAATTTATTGCTACAAATTAACAAATTCATGTAGCTCTGACAGTGTTCTTCTTTGGATATATATAAATCTTGAACGATCACTAAAGAATGACagaattacaaattatttataatatttttttttcctgttgaatttttttactAGCTTTGATGATATATGAATCATTTCACATGATTAGAATGACATACTGCTGCAACTTCATCAGAGACTATGTATGTAAGGGGTAGGTTTTAGCCATATGTTTCTGCAACTTCATAATGCATCAtgtaattcaaaaaattaaataaaataccaaaaaaaaaaaagaaaaagaaaaagaacttcTGAAAGTAGTCAATGCAGGTtacaaaccaacaaaaaaaacaggTTGGCTTTCGGGATTGATCTAATTACTACCTTCAGCGATGTCTGTCAGTGAATTATACCTGCTCCTACGCATTACATCCTACCATAATTTGAGTTTCatgtttgaaatttaaaatgttgtCTTGAAGCATATGCATGTCATATGTAGAAAAATACTTTCAtcatcaaattataaatttgaaaggtCTATAAAGATATAATCCCTGTTCATCCAATACCAAACATATATGGAATATGTTGTGCACTAGAAATATCAAGTTTTTAGCCATTGGAATTCAACCCCATCATTCAACAACTAAATTTTCCACAGAAATGGTCTAATAGTAAATTCATTATTTCCTCAAATTGAAATCTCATATtctaaatgttcaaaaaataataataataataaaaatggaaacCATCTAAGAGGCAAAATCACTGTTTCCTCCCAAAAAAGTTAAGATTTCTAATTTTCatctaataataaaagaaaaatcaaacacaTATAACCGACAAATTTTTGTAAgctagaaatatatattaagtataTATGATATTGGTTATGCAAGTGACCTAGTGAAGGGGGGTAAAAACGTCCATCCACATGCATTTTAGTGCTAGAATATAGTAAGAGTAGTAGAGAGAAGATTTTTATGCAAATTTCTTAAAAGAGAACAATACTTTTTATAATTAAGTTTTTGGcttatattctctctctctctctctctctctctctcttaatttctttttttctctctgctGTGCGTGTCTGTCTTTGTTTGTCCTCTCCACTCTCTCTGACACACACTGCTGAGTAAATGGCGTAAACTTGATGCCTGATAGTGCAAGCAAAGCAAACACCCCACAaccttctcttttatttatttatttattttatttagtttttaatcttctccttctttttcATAAAACTCACTGTGGATTCCTCTTTGTCTGTAAAAAAATCtgcttttcttctctctctctctctctctctctcttcctctttccTTTTTGGCCTCCTCTCACTATTTCTATAAGCTCTCTTTGTTTAGCGCTTCACTAGCAAAAACCCACCTCCATaactcttcctctctctctttctttcttcttgttcttcttgctCTAGCAGGTTAAtctgtttgctttttttttttttttttttaagatttttttccttttccttcccTGTTCATGAATCATGATCATGATCAATCTATCTCTATTACCCATTTAGCCATAACTATATCTCTGTCTTTTCTCTTTGCAAACCTTATCTTTTTTGGCTGTGTGGAAATTGGTCTTTCATTTCTAGTTTTTCCGTTTCTACGTGTGGGAAAAGAGAAACAAACAAGGGGTTTTACCACCACCCAGTACTAACCCCTCTTTCTTTCCAATCCATCATTTTCTTCCTTAGAGTAGTCTAGGGTCTGAGTGTTTTGACTGAATCCCCCATTTTATCTTCCGCTCTCTTTCCCTCTATCCTCATCTCCCTATCAATCACAAAGAGAaagatatatatgcatatataaagcATAGATAGAGAAAGCAGTTTGTTTGCTTTAATTGGTTTGTTCCCATGGCTAATTCCTTGCTGCAGTGTCTgcttcatctttctttttctttctaagtTGACCCCCAATTAAGAGAAAACGATATGGATATTCAAAGTGTAGGTGGCTGAAAACCCCCCTTTTCAGCACAGCCCCCTTGGCCCATCAAGACCCCCCACTCTCATGCCAGTTTAAattctctccctctcttcctttttcttccctcTTTCAATACTTGTTTCTCCCTTTTTATTCAATCAGCAGCTTAATTTgacagttatatatatatatatatagctttgcTTGTGATTTCTTGAATTTCTTCTTTGTTGGGTACATACGCAAGAAActtgagggttttttttttttttttttttttcctagttcaGAACCCCACTGTGTTTctaatatttttgcttcctataaAAAGTTGTAGAGAGATCTCCTAGGATTTTATATTGGAAgcaaaagggccaaaaaaaaaaaaaccacttttgAATTTTAATCATTTAGGCCTCAAAAACTCCTCTCTCCATCTcctatctttgtttttttgcttcTCTTTTGGTTtccaaacaaagaaacaaaagtcataatataaaataaagagagagagaagaagaagaagaaaggaggaggaggatatGGAACTTTCAAGTCAAGAAGGAGAAATCCCAATCCCAATAAACAGTGcatttggtggtggtggtggtggtggtggtggtcatGGTCATGGGCATTTGATTCATCATGACCCATCACCCCACAACCACATCATTCCCTCTTCAGCACCACCTCAAATAGTCCCCTCCAATGGCTCATCCATGCCCACCACAAGCCTAGATGACCACCCAACACCATACAAGAAAGTTGTTAGGTACAAAGAATGCCTCAAAAACCATGCAGCAGCTATGGGAGGGAATGCCACAGATGGGTGTGGTGAGTTCATGCCAAGTGGAGAGGAAGGCACCATTGAAGCACTCAATTGCTCAGCTTGTAATTGTCACAGGAACTTCCATAGAAAAGAGATTGAAGGTGAGCCCAACCCATGTGATTGCCACCATTCTTCTTCACCACATATAAACAGGATTGGTAGGAAATTCATTTTGGGGCACCATAAGAATATGCTACCCCCTGAGGCATTGGGTTACCCTACAGCGACAGGGACTTTTATACCTTCAAGAGCACCACCACCTCACCATATGATAATGTCTTACAACATGGGGTCCCTCCCTTCGGAATCTGATGAGCAAGAAGATGGTggtgttggtggtggtggtggtattGGTGTTGTTGGTGGGGCAGTAAGTACCAGAGGTCCACATATGGTGAAGAAAAGGTTCAGGACAAAGTTTACTCAAGAACAGAAGGAGAAAATGCTCAACTTTGCTGAGAAAGTTGGGTGGAAGATTCAGAAACAAGAAGAGTCTGTGGTGCAACAGTTCTGCCAAGAGATTGGTGTCAAGAGGAGAGTTTTAAAGGTTTGGATGCACAACAACAAGCACAatctagcaaagaaaaatcccaCTTctgcttaaaaataataatagtaataataaaaccaaaatctctttctctttctctcaaaTCACATCCTCTTTTTAGTATGTTCTCTATTTCCTAACATCTTTATCGGgagtcatttattattattattattattattagctcTGAAAACCACCACTGTCTTTACATTGTCTTTTCTATTTGTCTTTAAttggtctttttttattttttgtgtttttcttaaTTAGTGTGTAAAATAACATTTGGTttctgcaatatatatatatatatatatatatattatgatatgtaGCTTAGGAACAAAACTTGGGTTTGGTAGTGCACTGTTGGAGTTGTGGATTATAGATTGTTACAGATAagaattttatatattcttGTCCAATCCAATTCACTGGAAATGGATTGAGATTGCTGATCAGTCTGCTGAGGTAGTCGTACTGCAGTTGTGAGATgtactgaaatttttttatctgagTAAGAGCTACTTAGTTTATTGCTCTCTTCTTTTTCTACCACATGTTTTATTAAATCCTTCtagcaaaaaaaccaaaaaaaaaaataaaaaattgttgctTTAACATGCAAGACAGGAAACTtactatagaaaaaaataaataaataaattgcatttattagattataaaaactgaaaatgcaTGCATTTGgtaaaacacaataaatattagtttgttacaaatatttggaaaaaaaaaaaaaaacaattatgtaTAAAACCTAtagcttgtttgagtgaaatTCGCATAGGAAAGTATTATTCTTGATTTTGTAATATTCAAAGattcaaaattatcaaatggCATGTATGCTTTACAAATCACATTATTAACAATAGAAAACAGTTTGTAAAATCTTAAACCAATGAAATAGATATCCATGCATATTATGGGATTATAAAGTATACGTAAAGTAATGCTTCTTAAACTGTTAAttagaaacttaattaattgaaaCGCTATTTTTCTATGCTTTTATAAAATGAGCTGAATATTTGGTTTCCTCTATTTGGGAAGTAGTTCAGTAGTCAATTTTAGACCTATTTGTTTatagatataatatttttaactaacCACATTTTCATATATAGTGGTTTCTTTTTCTTAGCTTCCCAGGCAATAATattaaacaactttttttttttttggggggtgatAATATTCAACaagtttataatataaatgttaagcaaaataataaattggattTTGTTGTATTGTCCAAATTGATATACATAGGATTCTATTCCCAGGTATAGTGTGAACTTGTCTTATATATAGATACAGGATGGTACCTTTATTGAAAGTACTGCTGAAAtttgattcaccaaaaaaacaaagtactgttgaaattttaccaaaaaccaaaaaaaaaaaagagagagagaaggagaagcaGTAGTACTGTTGCAAGGGAGATCAGGAAGACCAATTTATTATTTCCGTTGATCTTAGCATGTCTGCTGGTAAGGTGTTAAATGCTTTATTTCCCTCAACACCAAACTTGTGGTTTTCTCATTTTTAGTAAAATTTATCCATGGAATTTGTGAAAGTAGTTATTACTTTGTAACtttgttttaataattgttttcaCACATTTTCAAGAGGAAACTAATCATCCAGATATTCCTAGCTTTACATAACAAAATGTAGCAATGGAAAAGTCTTTAattagcattaaaaaaaaagaaaaaaaaaggaaaccaaaACTAAAATACATTAGGGATTTTaccattaataattttaatccttttgtgttttaaataaaatcagttttaatataaagattcaaaatatatatagtaatgcAGTACTGCATTATATAATTAGTACTAATGAATCATCACAAAAATCATTGAATTAAATGCAGCACACCAACCCAAAACCttcggccaaaaaaaaaaaaagaaaaaagttaggCCACGTTTGTGTTTGTATGCACACTCTTTGATGTTGGAATGTTCTTTTTGATTGGAAAAACAAAAGGACAAAACTATaaggaaaaaatgaaaggaaaagaacaaaaaaagtgTGCATTGCATCAATgccaaaaagaaacaaagatttGTCCATGAAATTAGAACTaattaaacaacaatattaGGCTGTTAAACACCTAAAAAGTCTTTATGAATAGGGTACATCATATTTAAAACCTAGCAGACGCATAAAGTATatctatatgaaaaataaaaataaaaatagggcAAAGTGTTCATAATCAAGGTCGTATTCATGGTTTCCAGTAGTACCCTTATCTGTAAGCATGTAAGGATGACCTGCAAAATTTGTTATcaataatttataagaaaattattaaaatcagAGGTAAGTCAgagaccaagaaaaaaaaaagctttttgggttttagaaacACAAATGTTGGCCATTCTAAAAAggatcaaatttttattttaaaatttagaaaacaagtTTTTCAGTACGCAGGCAAAAAATTGAATGTCAAATTTcatcataattttttgtttcttttaggttTAACTTAGATTGGCATGCACATGTGACAAATTAGATTGGCATGCACATGTAACGAAGATGAAACTGGGCTCATCAAGTAGGAAAACCACTGTTTCATCAAACAAtaatccagaatttaaatcttcatatctcataattataaaaataaaataaaaaaaaaaaaggaatgatgAAGGAAGTGGTGAGGTGGACCAGGGGTCTTTTAGATTCATGATCTGCTGATCTTTgtcaataaaagaataattagcTGGGAAATGTGGTTTTAATAATGTTGATTTATACAACTCAGAAAAAGATTGTTCTGAATAATTAAGACTTAAAAATCTTTAGGTATGTGTAAGTTTGTACTAAATTGAGTAGGAAACAGAAAAAACTTTGAGACAAATTTTGGGTATCTGTGGCTGAAAATGGGTTTTGAGTATGCACTACTACTTGTGTATACAACTTGCATACTCCAACTAGGCCTCCCTCTGAATCTGAAGTCCTGCACAACATCCTACCACCAAAAACATGAACCTCCTTGATAGCAGCTTTTGTCTGTcaaccaaaattatatttaaaataataataataatattattattattattatttattattataactctctctctctctttcaaaaTATACTATGGTACTCCCGGAGTAAGAAATttactcctctctctctctctctctctctctctctctctctctctctctctctctctctctcaaactgTAGGTCAtttggaaaaacaaacaaaaaaaaaaaaatcttgtggTTGAGTATTTTTTTATGCACGTATACCACCAAAAATGTATACTGGTAGTGAGCCATGAAAATAACAAGTCATATGAGCTATCTACCTATATCTTGTGTGGAATTGATAATCCATATGTTAgagaaacaaattaaatactatCAATCATGTTTCCAGCTACCCGTCTGATAACCCTTCACCTATATACAAAGTTTACTTTGAAAGAGTGGACccctttattttcaaatttcaatttttggaatttctcattttacccttcttctttttttcctaataaataaaaagaaacaattgCTCATAAAGCTACAAAGGTCAATAATTTGTGACTTGCATGCCTCAATGTAGTCTTCTTTTTTATCTTGAAGTGGGGATTCAAATTTTTCGATCATTGACTGAGAAAGAAAGCATTATCAAATTGGTTCAATATCAgtgtttctttttaaaataaaaaaaaaattatataccttTGCTTGAATTATCATCTTTGTACataacaaaatcaataaaagagaaaggaaataaTCTACTACATATGCTTTTCTTACATTATTagccaattttttcttttttttaaaaaaaaaaaaaaaaaaaaaaaaaagaagaagaagaagaaaaatcctCAAATTCAgggatatattatatatttgatgtaGCTATCAAAACTTTGACAAATttaaaacacttaataaaaGTCCCAAGTTGACATATTTCATGATGACGTTGTTTTTTAACCTACCTAGGGACAATACATATTGTGCAACGTTAATGCATTGTCTACCTTCCTCAAAAATGACTAATAATGTTTCATTCCAACACGTAGCattcaaattcaatttgatgtatttaccaaaaaaaattcaatttgatgttctccactagttttttatcttttatggtCTCGTAAAACAAGAATTTTATTGGTGACAAATAACTCAGTACCCCCGCCACATTTATCAAGCTCATTCAAATTTGTATGAACCATAATAAATATGTTCGAGAATAAACTTCAAAAACTGTAAGCTTTTCACGTTCTGCATTCAAAAACTATAAGCTTTTCATGTTCTGCACTTTTCTAGCTTATAAATTTATTTCCTTCATACACATACCATTCAAATTCAATGTCTTTGctagttttttctttgttttttttttgtaaaatcaaAAACATCTCTATATGAGTATTAGATCACAAATAtgatatatacttatatatatatatatatatatatctatgtgcATATGCATGTCTCCTTTAAgtaaacttcaaaaattataaGCTTTTCATGTTCTGCATTCAAAAACTATAAGCTTTTCATGTTCTGCACTTTTCTAGCTTATAAATTTATTTCCTTCAAACACGTACCATTCAAATTCAATGTCTTGGCCAGTTTTGTCTttgttattttgtaaaatgtaaAAACACATCTATATGAGTATTGGATcacaaatatgatatatatatatatatatatatatacatatatgtatgtatatgcatgTCACCTTTAAGTACCCCTCATTTAATAGGCCCACTCAATTTGTAACAATGATATTCTGAACCATATTTAATATGCTTTTGGGATAAACGTTTATAATATAAGAGGTTGGCGTGTCACGGAAATGACATATCTGCCccacatgtgtgtgtgtgtgtgtgtgtgtgtgtgtgtgtgtgtgtgtgtgtgtgtatgcatGTATGATGTATCTGTCTCTGTGCCATTGAAATTTGTAATAAAATGTATGGTCATGGCCTAAATGCAGAAGAAAATGGAAGATTCATTGATTTGAAGAAAGATTTCATGGTATTCTACATTTAACTGTAACTGCAAGGcatgcacccaaaaaaaaatataaatgtgaaaaatgaaaaaaaaatatacatataacagCCCAAAACCCCCTAACAGAAAGGGGAAACTCTAGgagaaaaataaaggaaaaatggtTTCAATCTATATGCACTTTACACTATCTACCATCAAATCGTTTCTTCTAACTCCAAATTGTACCATTTCATCTTCATTTTTGTCGCAAGGGACATAGCAACATGACAAGCATTTGGATGCTAAACTCATAGATGAATAGCTCAATGAGAGGCATGGTTCCCATGGCCTCCATCGATATGATGAGAGCCTTCTCTTTCAAGGTTTCACATGTAGAACTGTCAAGAGAACTAATGCTTTTCGCACTCGGGGCCATTCAAAGCCAAACTTTCCCAAGAAGATGGAAGAGTCTGAGCATATTTTTCCCAATTAATCACTTGAACAAACGAGCACGACCAGGATTAAGTAGTGATTCCGACATCACCCATCCCTACAAGGCCATAGATTGCATATACGTCAAAATAGGTAACTCGGACATAAACCAATAATACAAATACGAGAAAAGAAAGTTTGTAAGACTGGGAACTAGGATTTCCTCAATCAAGTTTTGGAGGACCATAACGCATTCACAGGTTGGTCAAACATAAGCCTAGACATAAGTAAGTTTCCTCACTGATGGAACAAACTTTTACCAACTGCATTAATTGATTTGCCTAACTtcgcttaaaaaaaaaaaaaaaaaaaaaaactgcatccTGAATTTGGTGAGTCAAAAATATCTGCTGATTCAATGGCGTTGTGATTTCCCATGAATCAATGCATATTTATGGCATAAATGGGAGCAGCAGGTGGCATCATGTAAGGTAATAATTGTCACTTTCAGTTAAAAGGAGACACTCAACAAGGCAACATCTGGATAGATTTTCTTGCTGCCAGCAAAATAGATACAAGGCatcaaaaaattacaatacACCCAATTCATTTTGGAAGTCTTGTAATCCACTGGATAGTCAGGACATGAAGAATAGGTGCATACACACTCAATAACCAGTTATCTAATATGCAAAATGTTAGCACATGTTTATATAAAGGTTTATAGTACATTTTCATGATTCAATAGCAGATGTTCCCAAATGAATCAACTAAATCAACATACCAGAAGTTGAATACAGATGAGTGCATGCTTAAAATTATAGGACAAGTCACAAAAAATATTGGTAAGTTATTATGGGGTAAGTTACAAAGCTATCTTAATTTTGAGAACATTTTTTACAATATCAATTCATTCTAGTGTTTTCAAAGTTCATCTATAATGCATTCTAAAGTTTatgttttctattatttaatgatttgaatttaccaaaaaattatattaattaatggcTTGAAGATTAACCATAGATGAgaattttcaataaattcaataagttgataaataaatagattCATCATAAGTCTTAAAAGTCAAGCTGGGACAAGCCTAATTAAATGAAACAAGCAAAGTAAAACTCCATCTGTATCTTGAATAAATCCAAAC
It encodes:
- the LOC107425323 gene encoding zinc-finger homeodomain protein 4; translated protein: MELSSQEGEIPIPINSAFGGGGGGGGGHGHGHLIHHDPSPHNHIIPSSAPPQIVPSNGSSMPTTSLDDHPTPYKKVVRYKECLKNHAAAMGGNATDGCGEFMPSGEEGTIEALNCSACNCHRNFHRKEIEGEPNPCDCHHSSSPHINRIGRKFILGHHKNMLPPEALGYPTATGTFIPSRAPPPHHMIMSYNMGSLPSESDEQEDGGVGGGGGIGVVGGAVSTRGPHMVKKRFRTKFTQEQKEKMLNFAEKVGWKIQKQEESVVQQFCQEIGVKRRVLKVWMHNNKHNLAKKNPTSA